The nucleotide window CAGATTTATAGATACACCACTCATATTGGCTGCAATAGCTAGAAATATTCCCTGATCAGGATATACTAACACAAATGTTCTTCCACCTTCCACAACTCCACCATGATGAATCACACGACGGCCCTTGGGATCAGTTCCCATGCGCCAACCCATACCATATTGAGTATCTTTGCCATCAAATAATTTTTGCGAAGTAAACAACATATCTACAGTTTCCTTATCCAGAAACTGCCCATTCAACACTTTAGTCGCCATTGTAACCAAATCACTTGGAGTAGATAATAATCCTCCTCCAGCCCACTTATAGCTATTGTCAACCATGGGTGCATTAACCAGCTTTTTATCGGCATGTTCATAAAAACGTACTCTGTTAACAACAATACTATCACTATAATCAGCTATTGTATTTTTCATCCCTAAAGGAACGAATACTTCCTGCTTCATATAAGTGATAAAGTCTGTTTTGCTTGCACCCTCTATTACTGCACTTAGAAGATTATAACCATATGAGGAATAATTAAAAGCAGTTCCTGGCTTAAACAAGAGGCTATCATCCTTAAAAATCATAAGTCCATCTGCAACTTTCGCATACCGTTTAGGATAGTTGATAGGATCTGTACCTCTATAATGCCGAATACCAGCTGTATGAGTAGCTAGTTGGCGGGCAGTAACAGGATATTTTTTTTCCGGAAAGGCAGAGGTATATCGTTGAATTGAAACATCCAGATCCAGTTTACCTTGTTGGTACAACTTAGCCATTGCCAGGGAGGTTAACGCTTTGGATACAGATCCTATACGAAAACGGGACTGAGTAGTCACACCTACTCCATTTTCCAGATCTGCATAACCAAATCCCTGTGCCCAAAGAATCTTTTCCCGGTTTCCAACACAGATAGAAATACCCGGAATGTCCTGTTTGGCTTGCAGTGAATCAATGTATTTCTCAGCTTTCCGGAAGGCATTTCTGGCCTGTTTATCAACAATAGCATCTTTGCTATGTAAAATCTGAGCCCACAAGTTGCCGGAAAGGAGAAATATCCAGAGAAAAGCTAATGGTTTCATAGATGTAGGGCTTGAGTAGAAAGAGAAATAAGAAATAATTTAGATATGATAATTAACTTTCATCTAAGGAAAGTACTAAGAATAACATATTAGGTCTAATAAAAGATAATTCTTTAAAGCATTAAATTACTTTCCCAAATTATTCTAAAATATCTCAGTTTATTCTTTATAGTCCTACTGTATTTTCTTATAAACATATGATAAAATAGGGCACAAATCTGAGTAAGACTACACCTTAAAGATTGCAGCAGAGTATACAGATCTACAATAAAAAACAGACCTGTTTTTGCCTAGAACAAAAGAGGTCTGTTTTTTATAGCTTATGCTTTATTTTGTTATATACCTGTTAATACTGCTGGCAAAATATAACGTTGCATAATCTTATCTACCTGTGGATGTGCATATGGAGTATTATAAGCAGTTGCAGTAACCACTACTACCAATCCCACTTCTTTGAAAATGAATATTTTGTTTCCACCATTTCCACTACAGTAATATGTTTCATAAGAGGCATTACCAACCTGATAGGTTTTATTCCAGAACAGATAGCCATAAGACCCACTTCCATCAGGTAAAGCTACTTGCTTTGTCAAAGAAGAATTCACCCATTTTTGCGGAAGAATCTGTTTGTTATTCCATTTGCCTCCATTTAGATAAAGTTGTCCAAAGCGAGCGAAATCTAGGGAAGCAAGTTGTATTCCACCAGCAGTATTGGCTACATGCTGTGGAGTATATTGCCATCTATAGCTTTTTATTCCCAATGGTTTAAACAATTTTTCATCTGCGTATTTTTCAAGTCCACCAGGTACACTCTTGTGTACTACATCTCCCAATACCACCACACCTGCTGTAAAATAATCCCAATTCTTCTCCATCACTTTGGATTTGTCCATTGGCAGATCCAATGCAAACTTTACCCAATTGTCTGTAGGATACATATTCTCTTCATTACCGGGAGACTCCGAATTACTATCTGAACCATCAAATCCGGAGCTCATCATCAGTAAACTGCGTAAAGTCACACTGTCTTTTCTGGCTGAATAATTACTAAACTCCTTCAGGTTATAGAATTGACTTAGTGTTTGATTCTCATTTTTAATGTATCCATCTTTAATGGCAATCCCCATCGCTGCAGAAGCAAAAGTTTTTCCTACGGATCGGGGATCATGTAATGTGGTTCTGGTTGCTCCATTGAAATACTCTTCCAA belongs to Xanthocytophaga agilis and includes:
- a CDS encoding serine hydrolase domain-containing protein, yielding MKPLAFLWIFLLSGNLWAQILHSKDAIVDKQARNAFRKAEKYIDSLQAKQDIPGISICVGNREKILWAQGFGYADLENGVGVTTQSRFRIGSVSKALTSLAMAKLYQQGKLDLDVSIQRYTSAFPEKKYPVTARQLATHTAGIRHYRGTDPINYPKRYAKVADGLMIFKDDSLLFKPGTAFNYSSYGYNLLSAVIEGASKTDFITYMKQEVFVPLGMKNTIADYSDSIVVNRVRFYEHADKKLVNAPMVDNSYKWAGGGLLSTPSDLVTMATKVLNGQFLDKETVDMLFTSQKLFDGKDTQYGMGWRMGTDPKGRRVIHHGGVVEGGRTFVLVYPDQGIFLAIAANMSGVSINLKEGEAIASYFLE
- a CDS encoding serine hydrolase; the protein is MFVQSLAYGQSTDLVKSEGITSPLHQSNVGHITFMSKVIPIEEYKETDFLQAFQLKEGVDLNMRTYLDNSLTNYLHPLAPKLTADEVNGLGNYQFSFYVDNSLIYKENLHPGAGLPENKKTKTVFQIPLISSKNEDSWGRYLWGRFMAYGGEDALTVGKPHLLKIEIRPYVKNPELVVGNIIAQGEINLTIIKPQVDPAKLQPQAIQPGSGFSLSSLKYDKEKIKELNQKIEEKTFKQITSIVVLKDGQLVLEEYFNGATRTTLHDPRSVGKTFASAAMGIAIKDGYIKNENQTLSQFYNLKEFSNYSARKDSVTLRSLLMMSSGFDGSDSNSESPGNEENMYPTDNWVKFALDLPMDKSKVMEKNWDYFTAGVVVLGDVVHKSVPGGLEKYADEKLFKPLGIKSYRWQYTPQHVANTAGGIQLASLDFARFGQLYLNGGKWNNKQILPQKWVNSSLTKQVALPDGSGSYGYLFWNKTYQVGNASYETYYCSGNGGNKIFIFKEVGLVVVVTATAYNTPYAHPQVDKIMQRYILPAVLTGI